A stretch of DNA from Montipora foliosa isolate CH-2021 chromosome 4, ASM3666993v2, whole genome shotgun sequence:
ATTCTTGCATATTTAATAACATGCATTCAAATTGTTACGTCTGTTTATAAGACGATGGAAAAGAAAAGATCCTACGAGGAGGATCTGAGCCAAAACCAAAAGGTGGTCATCCCGTTTTTTCAATTCAAACACTCTCTGGGTTCAGCTCAATTTGAAAACGTATTTGTTTGAATAACATCTGGTTGAGGCTACACTTAGGAAAAGAAAGGGACGAGCAAAATCAATCGGATCataatttctttaaacaaaccgAAGTCTTTAATAATGAAACCAACGAAAGAACTTATGCGAAGGGCGCAAATTGGCTGCCACTGAAAAATTTGTTGTGTTTGGTCCATATATTAATTTATGAGTCGACTTCAGCTGCGtgataaaagtaaatattttgcATTAAATCCTTTTTGCTTTTCCATCGCTGTTCAGTATTACACCTTGTACAGGAACGGTATTAGACTTAATGAAAAGTAAATTCTTACTTTGAACGAGGTATGCTATGGTAACAGTCGATAGGGACCTTTTGCCAACTACGGCAGGTTATATAAATTTCGAATGATGACGAGAAATTCGAGAAGGGCCTTTTGTATGAATGTGTAGTTTTGGAACAGGGACAGAAACgaataaaataaagataaaataaacaCAGTTTCACAAAATCGTGGAGATAACGAGTAACTTTAGGGAATGGAAAATCGAGGAATGGGAAACTCTTATATAAcaacatcctcggagacccaggggcagtcagtgggggcgggaaaaagtctaaacgggagaggaaaaaaaatcgggCGAAGAAAAGTCAAGAACGAAAATAGGAGCCCCTGGGATTCTtctctaatctcgtacccaaatctcactctgtcactggaaatgtgagatctggtaaagttcgacagtacaccatttttcattggctactaaaaaaaggttgcggcaatgcaatctacgctccgactggcttatttcgcggggcacttagtgaaggtttggttttcgcaagctcatgtgctgttttgaataaatgccagctgtgcggaggaaagttgtgttttttccgacgccggaaaagctttacatttgaggaaaattattttaaaaatttgcgacatttgtgtaaatggtaccgacggaagccccacgtaccctgccactcgaataaagctCTGcctagctggctacgcggtacgcatcaactaataaattcaagttgaagtatgtaatttattcaaaacagtatttctcgttcttaaagcgtgactcgctaatcaagtagtgatcaattgtgaattttacggttagattaactatatttttcacgagatcgtgtcaagaaaatagcgctcgttacAGCacagttaatagaggggaatggtttggaagctcggcgaacatcaaaagagcaaacaaagcagccaagatttaggttggaaagtccacgaccgtgcacaatcttttgttttgcgctcatacactatgcatgaattacgtaaccaacacgtttctattggttagttccgcagtatggagtaaacaactattacgttctaattcactacgttcaaacgaacgtaaatcattttcatcttatagatccataaaacaaactgaaccacAGCCCACAGGTATGGGAGGATCGCAAGCGAACCCAAAACACAACTTTTAATGGATATAGTATACAAGAAGTACTCGATTACAACAAGCGGAACTTAACATTACAAACCTAGGCTACGCGACACACTTAAACGGCTAGAGTCGGCCTCTTTAACATACATATCTTTTGCCACATCAGTTTTCCATCGGCCGTGCAATTTCAATAATCTTTCGGAAACAACTTTGGAATCGTCGTTTTTCACGACTGAAGTAATCCCACCCGATCGTAAACTATGCAGACCATAGACCTTTGGATCGCATCCGAGGACGCCGAGAGCTTCCTTGAACACTTCCCGGCATCTCGAATAAGAAAGTCTCGGAAGAACGCATCACATATCCCAACTTGGTCTTACTTAAAGGACTGAACAGCGGAAGATCGCTCGTTGGAGTCAACTTCGCTTCACGCATATACCTAAGCAATATAGAAACTGGACAATATTTGGAAAGGGTTTTAGCAATGTACACAAAATTTCCCTCTCTGTAAACGTCCGTTTTACTATGgggaacaaaattttttatgtgatcttcaagaaaaactatGTGCTTACATAAGATATTACTAAGCTCACTAAAGCGGAAGAAACCCGCAAAACCTAAAGTACACAACGCAGCAATTCTCAAATCCTTCAACGAAGCCCCCTCTGAGGCGAATTTGTCAATTATTTTCTTGATAAGCTCCGTGCTGATAGGCTCCTTCTTCAAAATGGGGTTGCCTTTCCTCCTCTTTGCCGACTCGATAACATTCTTGGCACACGCGTCATCAAGCGGATTTGGGTCATTAATAGGAACAAACGAGTGGAACCATTTCAGGGCGGCATGCACCATGACCAGAACCGAGTATGACTTACGTTGGTGGGCGAAAAgctggaataaataaagagtCACTACGGTAGGGGAAAAGGGATAAATGTCAGCAACAGAGTTCTGCCTGCACCAGGCAAGAAATCTTTTTATTTCAACAAGATACTTCTTGGCGGTTGAATCAGCTCTGGACTCTAGTAACGTCTTGACAAAAGCACATTTATCGACCATGACCTGAGCGGGAGCTAACTTCCAAGGCCTGGCAGCGAAGACAATCtggaagaaacagaaaaaatctCGTCCTCTCCAAAGAAATGAACAGAtaaacgctttttttttttctctcttttctctttttcttctttttttttttcctttttcttttattattttccatCCTTTCTGTACCTTTCCTTATCTTCTCCTCCTCTTCTCTTTGTTTTTACCTTCTCCTATCTCTTACCCTTTTCTAATCTCCATACGTTCAAGCTTTATCCTTCAAAACGACCCAGTCTCAATATCACTGTAAGGGCACCATATCCACGAATTAGTTCCTCTCTCAACTTTCATGGTTTACCCACGACCTGCTTTCATACCTGGTTTGTCAGTTCTATTTTACGTACtttcctcttttcttttcttttcgagctttcttttttttttttttttttttttttttttttttttttttttttttttctacatgcATACACCAGCCTTCAAGTGTAGCTACTTCACCTCGAAATATCTAAATTCTCTTTTACTCCTGAACGAAAATCAAACCTGATGCCTGCAACTTGCCCACGGAAATATTTCGATCCCAAAAGGGAATTTGTGTTCCTGCCGTGCATGAAAGCACGAGAACCATCTTCCAGAACGTAACCTTGCACAGCAGCAGCATAGGTACAGGCGATTAACGGCCAAAAACTAGACGATGGCCAAAACGGGATCACCAGTGTTGCCAAAGCCCTTTGAACTTTTAGGTAATGTAGGACTCTAGCGATAAGCACTACTGGCGGAACCACAAGACAGTTCTCTGATTCCAAGCTCTGAACGAAAAAGTCAACACCGGCACTTCCAGGATTCCAGAATCTCGAGAAGAACTTATCCACTTTGGCGTTGTAAAATGTCGCCATACAATCAACCGAATGGGGTCCCCAGGCTCCTTCTAAAGTGGTGAAGAAGCTCTCAGTTAGCTGCCAATCGTCAACATCGATAAGGCGACTAATAAAGTCCGCCTTCTCGTTCTCAGTTCTGGGTATCCATTGAATCTCCAGCTTAATCTTGCTCCTTAGGCAGGCTCCGAATATTTTAATTGCCAATTTATGAAGATCGGGCTTCATACTACCAACGTCAACAATTTTCGCCGCTGCTTGACTATCCGTGTACCATTTTACATGAGAGCTTTCTAACACAGAACTAAACGACTCAATTGCAAAATCTATGGCAGCGAGTTCCCTCCAAGTCGAACTTTTGGAGACCTCGCTCGAACCCCAAAGCTTATGACAAACGTGTTGCGAGTCAAGAGAGATAACTGCGCCACAACCAGTTGCACTGGCATCAGAAAAGCCAAACACGTGAGGCTTTCTGcccaaaaaacaaaacctgGACTTAACAAAATCAatattttccttccagaaaataatttcatCCTTCGTGTATTGATCCAGTTCTAAACGGGCATCCCAAAAAGGTGCGCACGCGGAAGACATAGAACAATGTCGGTTCATAATACGACTTACATTCCCCACGACGGGACCAGTAGAAACTATCTGCCCAGTAAACGAGGCTAGGCATCT
This window harbors:
- the LOC138001230 gene encoding uncharacterized protein, which gives rise to MFTIDLKSGYHHIEVATDHQCYLGFSWVDPVSKRPQFYRFTVLPFGLSSAPHIFTKVLKPLEKHWRLNGARIALFLDDGWGIASTRDACASLSKTVKDDLLSAGDVSNDDKSVWEPRQSILWLGIMWHSDSGAIEISERRVAKIVSTVCSIIDCEFVISARCLASFTGQIVSTGPVVGNVSRIMNRHCSMSSACAPFWDARLELDQYTKDEIIFWKENIDFVKSRFCFLGRKPHVFGFSDASATGCGAVISLDSQHVCHKLWGSSEVSKSSTWRELAAIDFAIESFSSVLESSHVKWYTDSQAAAKIVDVGSMKPDLHKLAIKIFGACLRSKIKLEIQWIPRTENEKADFISRLIDVDDWQLTESFFTTLEGAWGPHSVDCMATFYNAKVDKFFSRFWNPGSAGVDFFVQSLESENCLVVPPVVLIARVLHYLKVQRALATLVIPFWPSSSFWPLIACTYAAAVQGYVLEDGSRAFMHGRNTNSLLGSKYFRGQVAGIRFDFRSGVKENLDISR